A single window of Streptomyces cathayae DNA harbors:
- a CDS encoding aldo/keto reductase family oxidoreductase, with translation METALTPPLPGGTWKLGDSTVTRFGYGAMQLAGPWVMGPPADHDGALAVLREAVGLGITHIDTSDAYGPRITNELIREALYPYPESLFIATKVGATRDAQGGWPTARRPEDLRRQVHENLGSLGVEALDLVNMRMGDAQGPRPDSISEAFETLVALQQEGLVRHLGVSNVTAEQVAEARGIAPIVCVQNMYNLAHRHDDDLVDHLAADGIAYVPFFPLGGFTPLQSEALLRVASRLEATPMSVALAWLMRRSPNILLIPGTSSTAHLRENIAGAGLCLSDEDMAELDGVGRA, from the coding sequence ATGGAGACCGCCCTCACTCCTCCTCTTCCCGGCGGAACCTGGAAGCTGGGTGACTCGACCGTCACCCGGTTCGGCTACGGCGCGATGCAGCTCGCCGGCCCGTGGGTCATGGGGCCGCCCGCCGACCACGACGGCGCCCTGGCCGTCCTGCGCGAGGCGGTCGGCCTCGGGATCACCCACATCGACACCAGTGACGCCTACGGACCGCGCATCACGAACGAGCTGATCCGCGAAGCGCTGTACCCCTACCCGGAGTCGCTGTTCATCGCCACCAAGGTGGGCGCGACCCGCGACGCGCAGGGCGGCTGGCCCACGGCCCGGCGCCCCGAAGACCTGCGCAGGCAGGTCCACGAGAACCTCGGCTCCCTCGGTGTCGAGGCCCTCGACCTGGTCAACATGCGCATGGGCGACGCTCAGGGCCCCCGGCCGGACTCGATCTCCGAGGCGTTCGAAACACTGGTCGCCCTCCAGCAGGAGGGTCTGGTCCGACACCTCGGCGTCAGCAACGTCACCGCGGAACAGGTCGCCGAGGCGCGCGGCATCGCCCCGATCGTGTGTGTGCAGAACATGTACAACCTCGCCCACCGCCACGACGACGACCTCGTCGACCACCTCGCCGCCGACGGCATCGCCTACGTGCCGTTCTTCCCACTGGGCGGCTTCACGCCGCTCCAGTCCGAGGCCCTCCTGCGGGTCGCGAGCCGGCTGGAGGCGACGCCGATGTCGGTCGCGCTGGCCTGGCTGATGCGACGCTCGCCGAACATCCTGCTCATCCCCGGCACCTCGTCCACCGCCCACCTGCGCGAGAACATCGCGGGCGCCGGGCTCTGCCTCTCCGACGAGGACATGGCCGAACTGGACGGCGTCGGCCGCGCGTGA
- a CDS encoding citrate synthase yields the protein MSDNSVVLRYGDGEYTYPVVDSSVGDKGFDIGKLRAQTGLVTLDSGYGNTAAYKSAITYLDGEGGILRYRGYPIEQLAERSSFLEVAYLLINGELPTVDELSVFKNNITQHTLLHEDVKNFYKGFPRDAHPMAMLSSVVSALSTFYQDSHNPFDERQRNLSTTRLLAKLPTIAAYAYKKSIGHPFVFPRNDLSYVENFLRMTFSVPAQEYELDPVVVSALDKLLILHADHEQNCSTSTVRLVGSSQANMFASISAGISALWGPLHGGANQSVLEMLEGIQADGGDVDSFIRKVKNKEDGVRLMGFGHRVYKNFDPRAKIIKAAAHEVLSALGKSDELLDIALKLEEHALSDDYFVSRSLYPNVDFYTGLIYRAMGFPSEMFTVLFALGRLPGWIAQWHEMIKEPGSRIGRPRQIYTGVVERDFVPVEQR from the coding sequence GTGAGCGACAACTCTGTAGTACTGCGGTACGGCGACGGCGAGTACACCTACCCGGTGGTCGACAGCAGCGTCGGCGACAAGGGCTTCGACATCGGGAAGCTCCGCGCCCAGACCGGACTGGTGACGCTGGACAGCGGTTACGGCAACACCGCCGCATACAAATCCGCGATCACGTACCTGGACGGCGAGGGAGGCATCCTCCGTTACCGCGGGTATCCGATCGAGCAGCTGGCCGAGCGCTCCTCCTTCCTGGAGGTCGCCTACCTGCTGATCAACGGTGAGCTGCCGACCGTCGACGAACTCAGCGTGTTCAAGAACAACATCACGCAGCACACCCTGCTGCACGAGGATGTCAAGAACTTTTACAAGGGCTTCCCGCGCGACGCCCATCCGATGGCCATGCTGTCCTCGGTCGTCTCGGCGCTGTCCACGTTCTACCAGGACAGCCACAACCCGTTCGACGAGCGCCAGCGCAACCTCTCCACCACCCGGCTGCTGGCCAAGCTCCCGACCATCGCGGCCTACGCGTACAAGAAGTCGATCGGTCACCCGTTCGTCTTCCCGCGCAACGACCTCAGTTACGTCGAGAACTTCCTGCGCATGACCTTCTCGGTCCCGGCCCAGGAGTACGAGCTCGACCCGGTGGTGGTCTCCGCCCTGGACAAGCTGCTCATCCTGCACGCGGACCACGAGCAGAACTGCTCGACCTCCACGGTGCGCCTGGTCGGTTCCTCGCAGGCGAACATGTTCGCCTCGATCTCCGCCGGAATCTCCGCCCTGTGGGGCCCGCTGCACGGTGGCGCCAACCAGTCGGTCCTGGAGATGCTCGAGGGCATCCAGGCCGACGGCGGCGACGTCGACTCCTTCATCCGCAAGGTGAAGAACAAGGAGGACGGCGTCCGCCTGATGGGCTTCGGCCACCGGGTCTACAAGAACTTCGACCCCCGCGCCAAGATCATCAAGGCTGCCGCGCACGAGGTGCTGTCCGCCCTCGGCAAGTCCGACGAGCTGCTGGACATCGCGCTGAAGCTGGAGGAGCACGCGCTCTCCGACGACTACTTCGTCTCGCGCAGCCTCTACCCGAACGTCGACTTCTACACCGGTCTGATCTACCGGGCCATGGGCTTCCCGAGCGAGATGTTCACGGTCCTGTTCGCCCTCGGCCGCCTTCCGGGCTGGATCGCCCAGTGGCACGAGATGATCAAGGAGCCGGGCTCCCGCATCGGCCGCCCGCGCCAGATCTACACGGGCGTGGTGGAACGGGACTTCGTCCCGGTCGAGCAGCGCTGA
- a CDS encoding questin oxidase family protein: MKIDGTLDEAYERLHRTGPEFEGWLTNHGPMAVESMVRRGHARQVHRWLDLYMSRLDDRPRGVSPITAAEWRTALGDPRRLGDWLAFFEREVAEQPWRAVLETWWPRLLPGIAAGATHGVIRTGHAVHALLDHEDGPRLAELGQALGYWAARWQRVPSATPSGTADPASALAGVPRVPDQTAGINHRLDQLTDLTGWPIALAALRPAADAGQARDLLADLTTAAAVHYLPNAHGSPVMLVHAATAPMAVLRTLPALPSTQWVMSLHAAWAAGAAVAAAYTPTAPAPRHALPTAHRSAEETFALAVRHQDEHVIKLADTCLDVHRRTGHPDALTAVIRATELIDEH, translated from the coding sequence ATGAAAATCGACGGCACGCTCGACGAGGCCTACGAACGGCTGCATCGGACCGGACCGGAATTCGAGGGCTGGCTGACCAATCACGGCCCCATGGCGGTGGAGTCCATGGTCCGGCGCGGACACGCGCGACAGGTCCACCGCTGGTTGGACCTCTACATGAGCCGGCTGGACGATCGGCCCCGCGGCGTCTCGCCCATCACCGCCGCCGAATGGCGCACGGCGCTCGGGGACCCCCGCCGTCTCGGTGACTGGCTTGCGTTCTTCGAACGCGAGGTGGCCGAACAGCCCTGGCGCGCGGTACTGGAGACGTGGTGGCCACGGCTTCTGCCCGGCATCGCGGCCGGCGCCACCCACGGGGTGATCCGTACCGGCCACGCCGTCCACGCCCTGCTGGACCACGAGGACGGACCGCGCCTGGCCGAGCTCGGCCAAGCCCTCGGCTACTGGGCGGCGCGCTGGCAGCGGGTGCCCTCCGCCACCCCTTCCGGAACCGCCGACCCGGCGTCCGCTCTCGCAGGCGTTCCGCGCGTTCCCGACCAGACCGCGGGCATCAACCACCGGCTCGACCAGCTCACCGACCTGACCGGCTGGCCGATCGCGCTGGCCGCGCTGAGACCCGCCGCGGACGCCGGGCAGGCCCGGGACCTGCTGGCCGATCTGACGACGGCTGCCGCCGTGCACTACCTCCCGAACGCGCACGGCTCGCCCGTCATGCTGGTTCACGCCGCCACCGCGCCCATGGCCGTCCTGCGTACCTTGCCCGCACTCCCCAGCACCCAGTGGGTCATGAGCCTGCACGCGGCCTGGGCGGCCGGCGCGGCCGTGGCCGCGGCCTACACCCCCACCGCACCCGCACCTCGGCACGCCCTCCCCACCGCCCACCGGTCAGCGGAAGAGACCTTCGCCCTTGCCGTCCGCCACCAGGACGAACACGTCATCAAGCTCGCCGACACCTGCCTTGACGTTCACCGGCGCACAGGCCACCCCGACGCCCTCACCGCAGTGATCCGCGCGACCGAGCTGATCGACGAGCACTGA
- a CDS encoding SF1B family DNA helicase RecD2: protein MSNQSAATPGERRLATLEGVLERITYANEDNGYTVARVDTGRGAGDLLTVVGALLGAQVGESLRMEGRWGSHPQYGKQFHVENYTTLLPATVQGIRRYLGSGLVKGIGPVFADRITQHFGLDTLTVIEEEPKRLVEVPGLGPKRTKKIADAWEEQKAIKEVMLFLQTVEVSTSIAVRIYKKYGDASISVVKNQPYRLASDVWGIGFLTADRIAQSVGIPHDSPDRVKAGLQYALSQATDQGHCYLPEEKLIADAVKLLQVDTGLVIECLAELAAEPEEGEDPGVVREKVPDPQGGDPVTAVYLVPFHRAELSLSAQLLRLLRTGEDRMPGFRDVDWAKALGWLKGRTGTDLAPEQEAAVKLALTEKVAVLTGGPGCGKSFTVRSIVELARARKAKVVLAAPTGRAAKRLAELTGAEASTVHRLLELKPGGDAAYDRDRPLDADLVVVDEASMLDLLLANKLVKAVAPGAHLLFVGDVDQLPSVGAGEVLRDLLADGGPVPAVRLTRVFRQAQQSGVVTNAHRINAGRHPLTDGMKDFFLFVEDDTEEAGRLTVDVAARRIPARFGLDPRRDVQVLAPMHRGPAGAGTLNGLLQQAVTPGRPDLPEKRFGGRVFRVGDKVTQIRNNYEKGENGVFNGTVGVVTSLDPVDQRLTVLTDEDEEVPYEFDELDELAHAYAVTIHRSQGSEYPAVVIPVTTGAWMMLQRNLLYTAVTRAKRLVVLVGSRRAIGQAVRTVSAGRRCTALDFRLAGV from the coding sequence ATGTCCAACCAGTCCGCGGCGACCCCCGGTGAGCGGCGGCTCGCCACTCTCGAAGGTGTCCTCGAGCGCATCACGTACGCCAATGAGGACAACGGCTACACGGTCGCCCGGGTCGACACCGGCCGGGGCGCCGGCGACCTGCTCACCGTCGTCGGGGCGCTGCTCGGCGCCCAGGTGGGCGAGTCGCTGCGGATGGAGGGGCGGTGGGGGTCGCACCCGCAGTACGGCAAGCAGTTCCACGTGGAGAACTACACGACGCTGCTCCCGGCCACCGTCCAGGGCATCCGCCGCTACCTCGGCTCGGGGCTGGTCAAGGGCATCGGGCCGGTGTTCGCCGACCGCATCACCCAGCACTTCGGGCTGGACACCCTGACCGTCATCGAGGAGGAGCCCAAGCGGCTCGTCGAGGTGCCCGGTCTCGGTCCCAAGCGGACCAAGAAGATCGCCGACGCCTGGGAGGAGCAGAAGGCGATCAAGGAGGTCATGCTCTTCCTCCAGACCGTCGAGGTGTCGACGTCGATCGCCGTGCGGATCTACAAGAAGTACGGGGACGCCTCGATCTCCGTCGTGAAGAACCAGCCCTACCGGCTGGCGTCCGACGTGTGGGGCATCGGCTTCCTCACCGCCGACAGGATCGCCCAGTCCGTCGGCATTCCGCACGACAGCCCGGACCGGGTCAAGGCGGGCCTGCAGTACGCCCTGTCGCAGGCCACCGACCAGGGGCACTGCTACCTCCCCGAGGAGAAGCTGATCGCCGACGCGGTGAAGCTGCTCCAGGTGGACACCGGGCTCGTCATCGAGTGCCTCGCCGAGCTGGCCGCGGAGCCGGAGGAGGGCGAGGACCCCGGGGTCGTCCGGGAGAAGGTGCCCGACCCGCAGGGCGGCGACCCGGTCACCGCGGTCTACCTCGTCCCCTTCCACCGCGCCGAGCTGTCCCTCTCCGCCCAGCTGCTGCGGCTGCTGCGCACCGGCGAGGACCGGATGCCGGGCTTCAGGGACGTGGACTGGGCGAAGGCCCTCGGCTGGCTCAAGGGGCGTACCGGAACCGACCTGGCCCCCGAGCAGGAGGCCGCCGTGAAGCTGGCGCTCACCGAGAAGGTCGCGGTCCTCACCGGCGGACCGGGCTGCGGCAAGTCGTTCACCGTCCGCTCCATCGTGGAGCTGGCCCGCGCCAGGAAGGCCAAGGTGGTGCTCGCGGCGCCGACCGGCCGCGCCGCCAAGCGCCTGGCCGAGCTGACCGGCGCCGAGGCCTCCACCGTCCACCGCCTGCTGGAGCTCAAGCCCGGCGGCGACGCGGCCTATGACCGGGACCGGCCGCTGGACGCCGACCTGGTGGTGGTCGACGAGGCGTCCATGCTCGACCTGTTGCTGGCCAACAAGCTGGTCAAGGCAGTGGCCCCCGGCGCCCACCTGCTCTTCGTCGGCGACGTGGACCAGCTCCCCAGCGTCGGCGCGGGCGAGGTGCTCCGTGACCTGCTGGCGGACGGCGGTCCGGTGCCCGCCGTCCGCCTCACGCGCGTGTTCCGGCAGGCCCAGCAGTCGGGCGTGGTGACCAACGCGCACCGGATCAACGCCGGGCGGCACCCGCTCACCGACGGCATGAAGGACTTCTTCCTCTTCGTCGAGGACGACACCGAGGAGGCCGGCCGGCTCACCGTGGACGTGGCGGCGCGCCGCATCCCGGCGAGGTTCGGCCTCGACCCGCGCCGGGACGTGCAGGTGCTGGCCCCCATGCACCGCGGCCCGGCCGGCGCCGGCACGCTGAACGGGCTGCTCCAGCAGGCCGTCACCCCGGGCCGGCCGGACCTGCCCGAGAAGCGGTTCGGCGGCCGGGTCTTCCGCGTCGGCGACAAGGTCACCCAGATCCGCAACAATTACGAGAAGGGTGAGAACGGGGTCTTCAACGGAACCGTCGGCGTGGTCACCTCGCTCGACCCGGTCGACCAGCGGCTGACGGTGCTGACGGACGAGGACGAGGAGGTGCCGTACGAGTTCGACGAACTGGACGAACTGGCGCACGCCTACGCGGTGACCATCCACCGCTCCCAGGGCAGCGAGTACCCGGCCGTCGTCATCCCGGTGACCACGGGGGCCTGGATGATGCTCCAGCGCAACCTGCTCTACACGGCGGTCACCCGGGCCAAGCGGCTGGTCGTCCTGGTCGGCTCCCGCAGGGCGATCGGACAGGCGGTCCGCACGGTGTCGGCGGGCAGGCGCTGCACGGCGCTCGACTTCCGGCTCGCGGGCGTCTGA
- a CDS encoding winged helix-turn-helix transcriptional regulator has protein sequence MTTTKAEKRAQAKAEYNAFLAVCPSRQLLDRISDKWVVLILCALGGDASERSGASHAPEAMRYSEIARLLAGASQKMLTQTLRALERDGLLTRTVTPTVPVTVTYELTDLGLSLHHLTRGLRQWAQTHMDQVLTSREKHDAGAS, from the coding sequence GTGACAACGACGAAGGCCGAGAAAAGGGCGCAGGCCAAGGCGGAGTACAACGCGTTCCTGGCGGTGTGCCCAAGCCGTCAGCTCCTCGACCGGATCTCGGACAAGTGGGTCGTCCTGATCCTGTGCGCACTGGGCGGTGACGCGTCCGAACGATCCGGCGCGTCGCACGCCCCGGAAGCGATGCGCTACTCCGAAATCGCCCGGCTGCTGGCGGGCGCCAGCCAGAAGATGCTGACCCAGACCCTACGGGCCCTCGAACGCGACGGCCTGCTCACCCGCACCGTGACACCCACGGTCCCCGTCACCGTCACCTACGAGCTGACCGACCTCGGCCTCTCGCTCCACCACCTGACCCGCGGGCTCAGGCAGTGGGCGCAGACTCACATGGACCAGGTCCTCACCAGCCGTGAGAAGCACGACGCGGGAGCTTCCTAG
- a CDS encoding antibiotic biosynthesis monooxygenase family protein translates to MTDPTPALLPAPPYYAVVFTSVRTAGDNGYGETAERLLELAAEQPGFLGVDSARGADGLGITVSYWKNEESIAAWRDHAEHAPVRAHGHEHWYASFSLHVAKVERAYGFARPADA, encoded by the coding sequence GTGACCGATCCCACGCCCGCGTTGCTGCCCGCCCCGCCCTACTACGCCGTGGTGTTCACCTCCGTGCGGACCGCCGGCGACAACGGCTACGGGGAGACGGCCGAGCGGCTGCTGGAACTGGCCGCCGAGCAGCCGGGGTTCCTCGGTGTCGACTCCGCTCGCGGTGCGGACGGCCTGGGGATCACGGTGTCGTACTGGAAGAACGAGGAATCGATCGCCGCCTGGCGGGATCACGCGGAGCACGCCCCGGTTCGTGCACACGGACACGAGCACTGGTACGCCTCGTTCTCGCTCCACGTGGCCAAGGTCGAGCGCGCCTACGGGTTTGCCCGCCCGGCAGACGCGTAG